DNA from Pseudomonas putida:
GGGCAACCACGTCGCGGCCGGCCAGGTCTTTCGCGTTCGGCGCGTAACGCTCCATGAAGCGCTCGCCGTGGGCGTTGATCAGGTAGCCACCTTCACCACGGCAACCTTCGGTGACCAGTACACCGGCGCCGGCGATACCGGTCGGGTGGAACTGCCACATTTCAATGTCCTGCACCGGCACGCCTGCACGCAGGGCCATGCCGATACCGTCACCGGTATTGATCAGGGCGTTGGTGGTGGACGCGTAGATACGGCCTGCACCGCCAGTGGCCAGTACGGTGGCCTTGGACTTGATGTACAGGGTTTCGCCGGTTTCGATGCAGATGGCGATCACACCCACGAATGCGCCGTCCTGGTTCTTCACCAGGTCAACTGCGTAGTACTCGTTGAGGAACGTGGTGCCCGCTTTCAGGTTGCCCTGGTACAGGGTGTGCAGCAGCGCGTGACCGGTACGGTCCGAAGCGGCACAGGTACGGGCGGCCTGGCCACCTTTACCGAAGTCCTTGGACTGACCACCGAACGGGCGCTGATAGATGCGGCCGGTTTCGGTGCGCGAGAACGGCAGACCCATGTGGTCCAGTTCGAAGACCGCAGCCGGGCCTTCCTGACACATGTACTCGATAGCGTCCTGGTCACCGATGTAGTCGGAACCCTTGACGGTATCGTACATGTGCCAGCGCCAGTCGTCGTTCGGGTCGGCCGAAGCGATGGCGCAGGTGATGCCGCCCTGGGCGGATACGGTGTGCGAACGGGTCGGGAAGACCTTGGTGACTACGGCAGTCTTGTGGCCGCCTTGAGCCAGTTGCAGCGCTGCGCGCATGCCGGCACCGCCGCCACCGATGATGATGGCGTCGAAGGAAATGGTTGGAATGCTAGCCATGGATCAGATACCCCAGAGAATCTGCACACCCCAGACGAAGTAAGCGAACATCGCAACGCCGCATACCGCCTGGAACAGGAAACGAATCGCAGTTGCCGACTTGCCGAACGACATAGGCGTCAGGTAGTCGGTTGCAATGGTCCACATGCCAACCCAGGCGTGAGCGCCCAGGGCAACGAGGGCCAGCAGACTGAAGATCCGCATCGCGTTGTTGGAGAACAGACCATGCCACTGGGTGTAGTCAATGCCTGGGTGGGCGACCACGTAGCCGATCAGGAAGAGGAAGTAAGCCGCGAGAACGACCGCAGAAACGCGCTGCGCCATCCAGTCATAGAGGCCCGAACGCGACAGGTTCGTGACATTGGTTACCATACCCAAACTCCCACCAGAACGATCAGCACCACGGAGATGACGATCACGATTTTCGAGCCCAGCTTGCCGCCTTCCAGCGTCTCACCGATACCCATGTCCATGATCAGGTGACGAACACCTGCCACGAGGTGATAAAGCAGGGCGGACAGCAGACCCCAGGTCACGAACTTGGCCAGCGGGCTGGTCAGACACGCCTTCACCTCACCGAAGCCTTCCTCGGAACCCAGCGACTTGCCCAGTGCATAAAGCATGATGGCAAGGCCGATGAACAGGATGACGCCGGAGATACGGTGCAGGATGGACGTGTACGCAGTGACGGGGAGCTTGATGGTCCTTAGGTCTAGGTTTACAGGTCGTTGGCTTTTCACGGCTTTTTTCACACTGAAGAGCCCCTAGCGAATCAGGGCAAAGTTGTTGGTAAGTGTACTGGTCAGGTACCCACCACCCAGGGAACGGCGACCCCCAGCAGTTCGGGCTTGCAAGCCCCTGGCGGTCGGGTGCCGAGTATAGACAGTTAGGCTGCTTATGACAACGTGACGGGGTAGCCCAAATAGCGCATTGCCTTTAATGAACAAAAGGCGTAAATGGGCGAGAATTTCGGGAAAAATCAGGCTTGAATGCCTGATTCAACAAGCCTTTAGGCAAATTGACATCTGAATTTATCCCTCTATAGTGGTGCGGGCCCTGCGTGGGGGGTCTGTCTGA
Protein-coding regions in this window:
- the sdhC gene encoding succinate dehydrogenase, cytochrome b556 subunit — translated: MKKAVKSQRPVNLDLRTIKLPVTAYTSILHRISGVILFIGLAIMLYALGKSLGSEEGFGEVKACLTSPLAKFVTWGLLSALLYHLVAGVRHLIMDMGIGETLEGGKLGSKIVIVISVVLIVLVGVWVW
- the sdhD gene encoding succinate dehydrogenase, hydrophobic membrane anchor protein — protein: MVTNVTNLSRSGLYDWMAQRVSAVVLAAYFLFLIGYVVAHPGIDYTQWHGLFSNNAMRIFSLLALVALGAHAWVGMWTIATDYLTPMSFGKSATAIRFLFQAVCGVAMFAYFVWGVQILWGI